Proteins encoded in a region of the Anguilla anguilla isolate fAngAng1 chromosome 10, fAngAng1.pri, whole genome shotgun sequence genome:
- the ak6 gene encoding adenylate kinase isoenzyme 6, which yields MKIMKRPNILLTGTPGVGKTTLGKELAQRTGLSYVNVGDLAQEGQLYDGFDEEYQCPILDEDRVVDELEDRMGDGGMIVDYHGCDFFPERWFNIVFVLRTDNTVLYNRLESRGYAGKKLQDNIQCEIFQTIFEEAMEAYRDEIVHQLPSNDPEDLERNLEQIVQWTEQWMKDNN from the exons ATGAAAATCATGAAGAGACCGAACATACTTCTGACAG GCACCCCAGGAGTGGGAAAGACCACATTGGGAAAGGAGCTGGCCCAGCGCACGGGGCTCAGCTACGTAAATGTGGGAGATCTCGCGCAGGAAG GGCAGCTGTATGATGGCTTTGATGAAGAATACCAGTGTCCTATCTTGGATGAGGACAGA GTGGTGGACGAGCTGGAGGACAGGatgggagatggagggatgatCGTGGATTACCACGGATGTGATTTCTTTCCCGAGCGCTGGTTCaacattgtgtttgtgctgagaACCGACAACACTGTCCTCTATAACCGCCTGGAAAGCAG AGGATACGCTGGAAAAAAGCTACAGGATAATATCCAGTGCGAGATCTTCCAGACCATCTTCGAAGAGGCCATGGAAGCTTACAGGGATGAGATTGTCCACCAGCTGCCTAGCAACGACCCTGAAGACCTGGAGCGCAACCTGGAGCAGATAGTGCAGTGGACAGAGCAGTGGATGAAGGACAATAACTGA
- the rad17 gene encoding cell cycle checkpoint protein RAD17, translating to MSKLSAGRKASCSKLSSWVEPSFGDLFSGPGLNSFRPKKGVSSGETESKSRKQVADKGGQRPSKRRAVPDPQGLLDSELSQGEQDEPWVDRHAPCSQADLAVHKKKIEEVENWLKAHLDIKPETKGGATLLLTGPSGCGKTATVRVLAQELGCRVQEWSNPLTTSEFKTEESFRDTFNPDSRFNGFLGVSQTAEFQEFLLRANKYGRLQMLGEGVTSGRKVVLVEDLPNQFYRQPACLHDILRRFVKMGRCPLIFIVSDCLSGSSSSRHLFPRDLQEELGVWNISFNPVAPTSMMKVLTRIVTQEAARSGGRVAVPDKAALDLLCTGSSGDIRSAINSLQFSCLTDCSLEATAWPGKKKGKVLASLSRGVSRARSKSKSSKSSELQDRSQAIGGKDASLFLFRALGKILYCKRERCTSPEVPSLPAHLSEHQRDRLLVDPELVVEKSHMSGELFNLYLQQNYLEFFSDVEDVARASEYLSDSDFLTAEWSSRSTMQEYGSSVATRGMIHSNSARAHADSQASGGFRPLHKPHWLLVSKKYRENCQAAQCLFTSYCLTPLSLQTELLPYLAQLTNPMRNQAQIAFIQDVGCLPLRKYPGRLKLEALTDKDPGMLDEDSEEEGAGPVVPTPSDTTGSTPPTEDSAQPCSQGPGGDLPASQPQPTTSQALLEDEEMVIDEYDSD from the exons ATGTCAAAACTTTCTGCTGGAAGAAAGGCCTCCTGCAGTAAA TTGAGTAGTTGGGTGGAGCCATCCTTCGGCGATCTGTTCAGTGGCCCCGGTTTGAACTCCTTTCGGCCAAAAAAGGGTGTCAGTTCAGGAGAGACCGAGAGCAAATCCAGAAAACAGGTCGCCGACAAAGGCGGACAGCGGCCTTCGAAGAGACGGGCTGTCCCGGACCCCCAGGGTCTCCTGGACAGTGAGCTGAGCCAGGGGGAGCAGGATGAGCCCTGGGTAGACAGACACGCTCCCTGCTCACAG GCCGACCTAGCCGTTCACAAAAAGAAGATTGAGGAGGTTGAAAACTGGCTGAAAGCACACTTGGACATCAAGCCGGAGACCAAG GGTGGCGCCACACTGCTGCTGACCGGCCCTTCAGGATGCGGGAAGACCGCCACGGTCCGGGTACTGGCCCAAGAGCTGGGCTGTCGTGTTCAGGAGTGGTCCAATCCCCTAACAACGTCAGAGTTTAAGACAGAGGAGTCTTTCAGAGATACCTTTAACCCTG ATTCTAGGTTCAACGGTTTCCTTGGCGTCTCCCAGACGGCGGAGTTCCAGGAGTTTCTGCTCAGGGCCAACAAGTACGGCCGGCTGCAGATGCTGGGGGAGGGCGTGACCTCCGGCAGGAAGGTCGTCCTCGTGGAG GACCTCCCTAACCAGTTCTACAGACAGCCAGCCTGCCTGCATGATATTCTCAG GCGCTTTGTGAAGATGGGCAGGTGCCCTCTGATCTTCATCGTCTCAGACTGCCTCAGTGGGTCCAGCAGCTCCAGGCACCTCTTCCCCAGAGACCTGCAGGAAGAGCTGGGAGTCTGGAACATCAG TTTTAACCCCGTGGCCCCCACCAGCATGATGAAGGTGCTGACCCGGATCGTGACTCAGGAAGCAGCCAGG AGcgggggccgggtggcggtacCCGATAAGGCCGCTCTGGACCTGCTCTGCACCGGGAGCTCAGGGGACATCCGAAGCGCCATCAACAGCCTGCAGTTCTCCTGTCTCACAG ACTGCTCACTGGAGGCCACTGCCTGGCCAGGGAAGAAGAAGGGTAAAGTCTTGGCCTCGTTGAGCAGGGGCGTCTCCAGAGCCAGGAGCAAGAGCAAGAGCTCCAAGAGCTCCGAGCTCCAGGACCGCAGCCAGGCCATCGGGGGAAAAGACGCGTCCCTCTTCCTGTTCAGGGCGCTGGGCAAGATCCTGTACTGCAAAC GGGAGCGCTGCACAAGTCCAGAGGTGCCCAGTCTTCCCGCCCACCTGTCAGAGCATCAGAGAGACAGGCTATTGGTGGACCCAGAG CTGGTGGTGGAGAAGTCCCACATGTCGGGCGAGCTCTTCaacctgtacctgcagcagaACTACCTGGAGTTCTTCTCGGACGTGGAGGACGTGGCGCGGGCCAGCGAGTACCTGTCCGACTCGGACTTCCTCACGGCGGAGTGGAGC tctcGCTCCACCATGCAGGAGTACGGCTCCTccgtggccaccagggggaTGATCCACTCCAACTCGGCCCGGGCGCACGCTGACAGCCAGGCCTCCGGAGGCTTCCGACCCCTGCACAAGCCCCACTGGCTCCTGGTCAGCAAGAAG taccgGGAGAACTGCCAGGCCGCCCAGTGCCTCTTCACCAGCTACTGCCTCACGCCTCTCAGCCTTCAGACTGAGCTGCTGCCGTACCTGGCCCAGCTCACCAACCCAATGAGGAACCAAG ctCAGATAGCCTTCATTCAGGACGTGGGATGCTTGCCCCTCAGGAAGTACCCTGGCAG GCTGAAACTTGAGGCGCTGACAGACAAAGACCCAGGGATGCTGGATGAGGAcagcgaggaggagggggcagggcctgttgtccccaccccctcagaCACAACAGGCTCCACCCCACCAACGGAAGACTCCGCCCAGCCCTGCAGCCAGGGCCCAGGGGGTGAcctgccagccagccagccacagCCCACCACCTCCCAGGCTCTGCTGGAGGACGAGGAAATGGTCATAGACGAGTATGACAGTGACTGA